Sequence from the Symbiopectobacterium purcellii genome:
CGATGCCACGGTGCAAGCGCTGGCAACACAGTACGATTTGCATGCCGTTAAGGCCATCGGCCTGACAGGGCAAATGCATGGCGCAACCTTGCTCGACAAACAGCATCGGGTATTGCGCCCCGCAATGCTGTGGAACGATGGCCGCAGTGCCACCCAATGCCACACATTGGAACAACGGGTGCCGGATTCTCGCCAGATTACCGGTAACCTGATGATGCCGGGCTTCACCGCCCCCAAACTGAAATGGGTTCAGGAACATGAGCCCGCATGTTTTCGACAGATTGATAAAGTGCTGTTACCCAAAGACTACCTGCGCTGGCGTATGACGGGTGAATGTGCCAGCGACATGTCGGATGCCGCCGGTACGATGTGGCTTGATGTCGGGAAACGGGACTGGAGTGATGCGCTGCTCGCCACCTGTTCGCTTGATCGCGAGGCCATGCCTGACTTGTTTGAGGGCAATCAGATAACCGGCTACCTTTCTGACGCACAGGCACAGCGCTGGAACATGAATAGCGTCCCGGTGGTTGCCGGTGGCGGCGATAACGCAGCGGGTGCCGTCGGGGTCGGTCTGTGGCAAGCCGGGCAAGCCATGCTGTCACTGGGCACATCCGGCGTCTATTTTGCCGTCAGCGATGGCTTCCTCAGCAACCCGCAGCACGCGGTGCACAGCTTCTGCCATGCCTTGCCGGGCACCTGGCACTTGATGTCGGTGATGTTAAGCGCGGCATCATGTCTGGATTGGGCCGCCCGATTGACCCATGCCGAAAGCGTACCGCAATTACTGGAAGAAGCGGCACAGGCCACTGTCAATACCAGCATCCCCCCCGTCTGGTTCCTCCCCTACCTTTCAGGCGAGCGCACCCCGCACAATAATCCGCAGGCAAAAGGCGCTTTTTGGGGGCTCACTCACCAGCATGGACGGGCAGAACTGGCGCGCGCCGTGCTGGAAGGCGTTGGGTTCGCGCTTGCCGATGGCATGGACGTGCTGCACATGACCGGGCTGCGCCCCTCCAGCATTACCTTGATTGGCGGTGGTGCGCGCAGCGCCTACTGGCGTCAAATGCTGGCGGATATCAGCGGACAGACGCTGGAATACCGCACCGGTGGCGATGTCGGCCCCGCACTGGGGGCGGCACG
This genomic interval carries:
- the xylB gene encoding xylulokinase, whose amino-acid sequence is MYMGIDLGTSGVKTLLLNEEGSVIAAQSAPLTVSRPHPLWSEQSPEAWWAATDATVQALATQYDLHAVKAIGLTGQMHGATLLDKQHRVLRPAMLWNDGRSATQCHTLEQRVPDSRQITGNLMMPGFTAPKLKWVQEHEPACFRQIDKVLLPKDYLRWRMTGECASDMSDAAGTMWLDVGKRDWSDALLATCSLDREAMPDLFEGNQITGYLSDAQAQRWNMNSVPVVAGGGDNAAGAVGVGLWQAGQAMLSLGTSGVYFAVSDGFLSNPQHAVHSFCHALPGTWHLMSVMLSAASCLDWAARLTHAESVPQLLEEAAQATVNTSIPPVWFLPYLSGERTPHNNPQAKGAFWGLTHQHGRAELARAVLEGVGFALADGMDVLHMTGLRPSSITLIGGGARSAYWRQMLADISGQTLEYRTGGDVGPALGAARLAQSAVNPAISLADLLPPLPLEQVHQPDAAQHARYAQQRETFRMLYQQLRPLMNDTH